The Anaerolineales bacterium region GAACTTCGGCGTTCAGAATTCTCGCCTCGTCGGGACGCTCCTCGCACTCTTCCAGATTCGCAAATGCGGCGCAATTGATCAGCCAATCGGGTCTGGTTGAATCGAGGATGGATGCGACACTGCCCGCCCTGAGCAAATTCGCATGAAGCACCCGAAACGGTGCGGACTTCAATTTGTCCCTGTCCACGCCAATGACATCATGCTCGCGCTTGGTTTCAAGAGCGAGGTTGATTCCGAGCAGTCCGCTTGCGCCAGTGATTAATATTCGAGCCATGGGTTAAGTTCCAAGTTTCAAGTTCAATGTTTCAAGTTCGAGGTTTCACGTTGGCTATGAAGCAGGCGAAGGCTTGTTTGGACGGTGGGGATTCTTCAGGATGCCTTTCTTCAGTCCGCCGATGATCGCTTGTGTCTTTTTAGCTTGGTCATAATGGGCTTTGAAAGATTCATCATTTATGTAACGAACGTCCAAAGCAACGTAAAGAAGGGATTGAACTTCCACAGCAGAACGACGCGCCATTCCCAAAAACCGTGCAAACTCCGCAGTAGATTCGTTGTCGAATCCTTCTGCAATATTGGTCATGGCAGAAACAGCGGCTCGTTGAACTTGATCCTTCATTCCAAAGTCTTTTGAAAACGCTCCCTCAGCCGTTATTTTGTAAATCATCTTCACCAACTTGCGAGCCTCCTGCCATGCGATCAAATCTTCAAATTTCGTTATAGCACCCATTTTTCGCTCCTTCGGAATGAACTTGAGACTTGAAACGTCGAACGTGAAACTCTCTATCCTTCGAGTTTGCCTTGCTTGAACAACTCCTCAAATGGCGCGACGAATTTTTTGATGCCGTCAATATCCAGCCATTCGGAATTGTTATCGCTCGTGTATGTGAAACCTTCGGGGAGCGGCTTACCTTTGTCCTTCCACGAGTAGCCGAACCACGAAGCCTCGGCGGGTTGGATGACATACATCCCGTCGAGTTCGACCGTGTGGCGGGCTTCGTCGTCCGAGATCAAATCTTCGTGGAGTTTTTCGCCAGGACGGATGCCTATGATGTCAATCTTTGCATTCGGCACGATGGCTTTGGCGAGGTCAACGACTTTCGTGCTGGGAATCTTCGGCACGAACACTTCGCCGCCTTCCATCTGTTCGATGCACTCGATCACAAATTTGACTCCCTGGTCCAGCGACAGCCAGAAGCGCGTCATGCGTTCGTCCGTGATGGTGACTGCACCGCTCTCCCGTTGTTTAAGGAACAACGGCACAACCGAGCCGCGCGAGCCGACGACATTCCCGTATCGGACGCACGAGTAGCGGGTCGCTGAGCCTGCGGCATAGGCGTTACTTTGCACGGTCAGTTTTTCGGCGGCTAGTTTTGTCGCGCCGTATAAATTCGCAGGGCTGACGGCTTTATCGGTGCTGATGGTCATCACCTTTTTCACGCCCGCATCCAGCGCGGCTTCGACCACGTTCGCCGTGCCCATGATGTTGGTCTTGATGGCTTCCATCGGGTTGTACTCGCAGGCTGGCACCTGCTTCAACGCCGCCGCATGGACAACGATATCCACCCCGTGCATGGCACGGACGAGCCGCTCACGGTCGCGGATGTCGCCGATGAAATAGCGCAGTGACGGATGGTTGAATCCCTGCACCTGCATTTCGTGCTGTTTCAACTCGTCGCGGCTGAAGATGATGATCTTCTTCGGCTGTTTCTCGTCCAGCAACGTCTGCGTGAACTTCTTGCCGAACGACCCCGTCCCGCCTGTGATGAGGATGACTTGATTTTTCCAGTCCATAAAAACTCCTAATTTCATGTCGTTGCGAGGGCGCTCGTCCTGAGCGGAGCCCGAAGGGCGCAGACGAAGGAGCGCCCGAAGCAATCTCCTGTTATCAGGCAAATGCTTGTTGCGAGGAGATTGCTTCGCCGCCTTCGGCGTCTCGCAACGACATTATCTATTTTATCGCCTCAAACAAACCAGAATCTTTTTGAATAAAAATTTTGCCTTTGCTCTTCAATTCTTGTTCAAGTTCGCTTTCGAGCTCTGCCATTTTCTCTCTCGATACTTCCTTGGCATGGCTAGTGGAAAGGATAAAACCGATGATCGGTTTGATTTCTGTTACTTGCAAACTATCAGGATATCGAGTCTGTGTAACCTGCAGGAAGAAAGGTTTCAACTGCTCCGAACCATTTTCCAGCGTAAACGGACTGCCAAATGAAACAAAGTCAGTTCCTGGACTTACTTGTCGAATCCAACTAGCCATTTCTTTTAGATGGTCTTGCCCAATTGTTGTCGCAAACAAACGACCGCCTGTTTTCAACACACGTTTGATCTCGGCGATTGCCTTCGGTCTGTCTGGGACATGATACAGCATGTGATTGGCGATGACCGCGTCGAACGTTTCGTCCGCAAACGGAATCGCCTGTGCGTCGATCTCTTTGAACTGGAAAGCACGTCCAGTGACGACCAGATTCCGCCATGCCGAATCAAGCATCCCTGAGGAAAGATCCGAGAGGGTGATGTTCCAACCAGCGGGGATTCGGCTGACGTTCTCCTTCCATAAATATCCAGGACCGCATCCCAATTCCAATATCTTTGCATCCGCTGGCAGTTTCAGTAGAATGTCAAAGACCCAATTCATCCAGCCGTAGGAATTCGTACTGAAGCGTTTATGAAGCTCCACACGCGCATCGAGATTGGACGAGTCTTTATACTGATCGGTCTTGAGATAATTTTGGTCAGTAAATTTGGACATTTTATTTCTTGATCACGATCAACGGATACTGCCCGTTCTCGGCGAAAAATTTCGGGAAGGCGCCTTCGAGCCAGAAGATAAACTTCAAAAATAATTTTCCGCCAAACGGACGGACGAACCAGCGCAAAATTCTCGTGCTTAAACTGCGCCAGGGTTTAATTTCGATCGTCATGCGCGAGCCGATCTCTTTTTTCAACCAGGCGGGCGTCATCTTTTGCACGAACGTCCCAGCGGGGGCATCCTCGTTGAGCCATTCTTTTTTCTTCTTCGCCGATTTGCCCGACAGCCGACGCATCAAGCCGATCAACGGTTCCGCCATGCGACTCAAGAACGGATCATGCCACCCATTGACGATTGCCGCAGTCCGTCCGCGTGACAGCGTCCTGTGAATTTCCGCGTAGGCTTTGGGGTGCTCGCTCAGCGCGAGGTGATGGATGGCGTGCATCGAGACCGCGCCGTCGAACGCTTCGGCTTTGAATGGCAGGTTGGCAAGGTCGCCGACCACGAACAGACCGTGATCGCCGATGCGCGTCCGCGCTTCACGCAAGGCTTGGATGGAAATGTCGAGGCAGACGCGCTTCTCGTAGCCGCGTGAATATTCAAAGTATTCGTCGTATTGCACAGGACCCGAACCCGCGTCGAGCAGAAGTTTGCCTGTGGGAATCAATCCATTCATCACGCGCAAGCGCGTCTTGTGGATGTATTCGCGCGAGACGGGGCGCAGGTCTTCGTAACGGGCGTTTTGATAATTCCCGTCATCTTCCTGCCGCCAGCCGATCTCGTCGTAAAATTCACGGACTTGTTTTTTAGTTTCGTTTGTCATTTTTTGATTCGATCATGTCATTGCGAGGAGGGTGATCTTCCCGACGAAGCAATCTCCTGAAAACTTGGGGATTGCTTCGTCGCTTCGCTCCTCGCAATGACATTATTTCCACGTAAACGGCTCACCAACGAGAAAACCGAACGTATCGCCAAATTGACTCATACCTTCGTCGCTCAACACTTTCTCCAACGACCACACATCCAGATCATCCCAAAAGTTCATCAGCCGCCACGGAAACGGACGCGGGTATTCAAAAAAGAAGCGATAGGCGTAGTTCCATGCTTTCGCGGTCTGCTCTTCGCTCAAACGATGCGCGGGCAAATCGGATAAAACATTTTCGAGCGCGGCAAAATAGTCGTCCCACGAGTTCGGGTCGATCGTGAAGCCGCGCCTGCGATAATGCGTGTCGCCACACACGATCACTGGGCGTCCGTTCATCGCAGTCTCGACGCCGACCGTGGTTGTATATGCCAACCCCAGATCGGCGATCTCGATTAGATCGTACGTGTTGACGTTGTCCAGCGCGCCGATGACGTGAATATGTTTTGGGATTTCGGGCAACGCTTCGCTCACGACGGTTCCCATCGACTTCGCCTGCGGGACAAGTTTCTCGCCTGGATGCACACGCACCACTAACTGGACCTGAGGTCTGCTCGCAAAAAACTGGACCGTCCGCGTCATCCACTCGGACATCGACTCGGCGAAGACGTTTCTTCCCAACGTGAGGCTGTCTCCCAGCACGTTAGCCGCCAACAAAACGACGGGGCGGTCGTCAAGCCCCAACGATTTCTTTGTCGCTTCCGCGCCTTGCGATGAGACGTACTGCCACAGCCGCTTCGATTTTCCCCACACTCGCGCGCCGCGTCGAGCATTTTCCAAGTCGGCGAGACGTTCGTACATCTCGTTTGTCATTGGCAATTTGCAGCGCGCTTCGACGAGATAATCCGTATCCTGCCGCATGATGGATGTGTTTTGCGCCAGCCAAATTTGTTCACGCTGGTCGTTGAATTCAAACGTCACGGCAGGGATGTTCAAATACTTTGCCACACGGAAGACGATTCCCATTTCAAGGATCAGCCCGTTTGGAATCAAAACTACATCGGGCTTGTTGGCTTGCATCCATTCGAGGGCGGCGAGGGCGGCGAAAGTGTTGCGTTTGACGCGCAGGTCGTAGATGGCTTTGTCGCCCACGTCTGACATGTCCACTTCTTCGCGCATGAGGGTGTATTGCGCGTCCCACAGCGAGACTTCTTCGATGTCGGCGGCGAGAGAGGCGGGGAGAGTGGAGGCAGGCTTCAAATCCAAGAGAGAAACGTGCTGGACGAAAGAGGAAAGAGGAAAGAGGGCGTCGCGCGTATGAAGTCCACGCTGTCGTTGAGTCAGTTTATCCTTTTCTTTATGCCACTCAGAGTATGGAAGAGTCATCAGCGTGACTTTGTGTCCCAGCCCTGCGAGGGCGAGGGAGATGTACGCGGCTTGTTCGATCCAGTAGTGGAGGGTGGCGAAGAATAAAATATTCTTTGCTTCGTACTTCGTACTTCGTATTGGTTGTTGCAGGATTGGTTTGATGCGTTCGATGTCGCGGGGTAATGATTTTTGCAAGCGCGAGAGATTGAAGTGATCTTTGCGGGCGCGGCTTTTTTGCCGAAGCGCGTAATCCAGTTCGGCGGCGAGAGGCAGTTCGCCAAGAAAGTTGCGGAGGGAGGTTTTGTTGAGCATGATTTGTTTTACCGCTAAGCACGCCAAGAACGCTAAGGTTTTTTAAAGGTTTTCTTTGCGGACTTTGCGCTCATAGCGGTTAATTCTTTAATCGATCTTTTCGATCTTCCAATTCAAGCGCGGGCGGATGGGACCCTGTCGAAGTTCGGGCCATTGCGTGCCAGGCGCGCCTGAAATGTCCACGTTGAACGACAGCGCGTTTTCATCCATGAAATATCGCTTCACGCCGAATGAACTCGCATTCACACCGAGATAATAACGACCCTCGTTGAAAAAATCGGCGGGGATTTCGCAACGGCTCACATAACGTCCCGCCGCGCGCGCGCCGAACTGCTCGTATTGTCCCGCGTCGTCGGTGTCGAAGGCGGTGAACACGTATTCGCCGCGCATCGTGTTGAGATACATCCCCACGCGCAGTCCCGTGAGCGGCGCGTCGAGTTGATATTCGAATTCGACGGAGACAGGTTCCGTCGAGCGGACGGTGTCTACGACCTTCCCGCTTCTTTCCCGAAGTCGAATTGACACAGGTCTAAAGGGCGCGCTCGCCGCTGGGACATCGTCCGCCTCCCAGACGCGCTCGCCCGATTCGGCTTGACCCGAGGCGAGATAAAAATCCACCGCTTCGGGAGTCGGCGCGCGCTTGATGAGTTGTCCCTTTTTCAAGACGATCGCTTCTTGAGTCAATCGCAGAATCGCCGACATGTTGTGACTCACGAACAACACCGTGCGTCCCTGCTGCGCGACGTCGTTCATTTTGCCGAGACACTTCTTTTGAAATTCAGCGTCGCCGACGGCAAGCACTTCGTCCACGACGAGGATCTCTGGTTCGAGATGAGCCGCAACCGCAAACGCCAGCCGCAAATACATTCCCGACGAATAGCGTTTGACAGGCGTATCAATGAATTGCCCGACCTCGGAGAACTCGACCATCTCATCGAATTTTTTGTCAATCTCGCCGCGCTTCATGCCGAGGATGGCGCCGTTCATGTAAATGTTCTCGCGCCCCGTCAATTCTGGATGAAAACCCGTTCCCACTTCGAGAAGGGAGCCGACTCGCCCGCGCACGGACACGGTCCCTTCGGTGGGTTCAGTGACGCGCGAGAGAATCTTGAGCAAGGTGCTCTTCCCCGCGCCGTTGCGCCCAACGATGCCGAGCACTTTCCCCTCGTCGAGGTCGAACGAAACGTCTTTCAACGCCCAGACAAAGTTTTGATTATTGCGACGCTCCGATTTGCCGACCAGCGCTTTCGCCAACCGCACAGGCGCGTAGAGTGTGTCCACGAGCACGTCGCGGAGCATGTTGTAGCGGAATTTGGTCTCCGCCGCGCCGATCTGGTATCGTTTGCCGAGGTTTGAAACGCTGATTGCGGTGGTCATAAAATTCAAATGTCTTTGCGAGGAGCGTTCGTTGCGACGAAGCAATCTCCTCGCCAGATAATCACCTCTCGATGAGGAGATTGCTTCGCAACGTGCGCTCGCAATGACATGCTAGATCGTATCCGCAAAGGTTTTTTCCATACTGCGGAAATAGAACAAGCCCGAAACGAAGATCAACACCGACACGGCGACCGAAATCCAGAACGTAAGGTCGGGTCCATTGCCGACGCCGAGGAGCGCCCAGCGGAATCCGTTGACGACGCCTGCCATCGGGTTGAGCGCGTAGAGGATCTGCCACTTTTGCGAAACGATCGAGGCGGAGTAAGCGACGGGGGTTAGAAACAGCCAAAACTGAGTCAGAAACGGGAGGGCTTGGTTTACATCCCGATATTTCACGTTGACCGCCGAAAGCCAGAGCGCGACTCCCAGCGCAGTCAGGAGCGCGAGCAAAAGGAAGAGGGGCAGAGTCCAAAGCAGATTCCAGGCGGGCGTCACTTGAAAATAAAACATCAACCCAATGAGGATGACGGATGCGATAGCGAAATCCACCAGCCCCGCGAAGACCGACGCCATCGGCAGAATGAGGCGCGGGAAATAAATTTTTGTGACCATGTTGTTGTGCGCCACTAATGAACGGGCGCCTTGATTCAACGCGGTGATAAACAAGCCCCACGGCAACAGCGCGGTGAACGAAAACACGGGATAGGGAATGCCCTCGGAGGGAAGTTTCGCCACCCTGTCGAAGAGGAAGGTGAAGACCAGCATCGTCATGACGGGTTGAATCACCGCCCACGCCATGCCGAGCAAGGTCTGTTTGTATTTCACTTTTACGTCGCGCCACACCATGAAGTAGATCAGTTCACGATAAAGCCACAGGTCGCGCAAGTTGAGCGCGGCGAGTCCTTTGGTGGGTTTGATGTAGATGATGGAGGGTTGTTTGGTGAGTTCGGTCATATTTCTTTGTTGAAAGTCAAAGGTTGAAAGTTGAAGGTCAAAAGTGGAAAGTGGAAAGTGGAAAACCTGCGACCTTCGACCTTAAACTTTCGACCTGTTTTCTTTGAACCACTCGATCGTTCGCCGCATCCCTTCCTCAAAGGGAACTTGCGCGCTCCAGCCGAAATATTCTTTCGCGCGGTTGACGTCGAGGGCGCGGCGCGGCTGACCGTTGGGTTTGTCCGTTTGCCAGACAATTTTGCCCGTAAAGCCCGTCATCTTCGCCGTCATTTCCACGAGGTCTTTGATCGAGATTTCGTAGCCAGAGCCGAGGTTGACTGGCTCCGAGCCGTTGTATTTTTCGGCGGCGGTGACGATTCCGTCGGCGGCGTCTTCCACGTAGAGGAATTCACGCGTCGGCGAGCCGTCGCCCCACGCGGGGATATCCATGTCGCCGCGTTCGGTTGCTTCGACCGTTTTGCGAATCAACGCGGGGATGACGTGCGAGGTCTGCAAGTCGAAGTTGTCGCGTGGACCGAACAGATTCACAGGCATGAGATAGATCGAGTTGTATCCGTATTGCTGGCGATAGGATTGCGACTGTACCAACAGCATCTTCTTCGCCAAGCCATACGGCGCGTTCGTCTCTTCGGGGTAGCCGTTCCAAAGTTCTTCTTCTTTGAAGGGAATCGGCGTAAATTTTGGATACGAGCAGATCGAACCGACCGCGACGAATTTTTCAATTCCTTTTTGCCACGCCTGGTGGAGGAGCGGTACGCCCATCATCAAGTTGTCGTAAAAGAATTCGGCGGGACGCCCCATGTTGGCGCCGATTCCGCCCGCCAGCGCGGCGAGGTGGATGACCATGTCGGCTTTGAAGTCGGTTAGAACGCGTGTGATGTCTTCGGATTTGCGTAAGTCGTATTGCGAACTACGCGGCACGAAAATATCTTTTGCGCCGTGCTGTTGAAGTTTTTCGACGACGAATGAGCCGAGGAAGCCAGAGCCGCCTGTGACGATTACTTTTTTGGATTGCCAGAAGTTGTTGGTCATAGAGTTCCTTTGAAAACCTGCGCTTCGTCTTCGCTCTCTCCAAGAAGAATTTTCGTCCTGAGCGGAGGGCTGAGCGATTGTTGCGAAGCCCGAGATAGCGAAGCAATCTCCGACACTGCGAGGGGATTGCTTCGTCGGCTATCGCCTCCTCGCAATGACATAATGGTTATTGCACAATAAACTGCGCGTTGCGGTAGCGCGTGTCGGTTGGGTTTTGGATTAAGCCAGACTTCAACGCGAATAACAATTCACGGATGCCGTCGTCCACGTCGAGGGTGGTGTCGAAGCCGAGGGCTTTCTTGATCTTGGCAAACGACACGGTGATGTCGCGCATGTCGCCGCCGAAGGTCAGGTCTTTGTACTCGATCTCCACTTCGGGCATACGTTTACGCACCAACGCGACGATATCGTCTTTGGAATAATTGCCGTTATCGGTTCCGAGATTGAATATCTGCCCGCGAATTTTTGCCTGATCCGCTTCGAGACCCATAATCACGCCGCGCGCCACGTCGCGGATGTGGACGAACGAGCGCGAGTAGCCGCGCTGATAGATGATCAGCGCTCGTTTTGTAAACGCTTCCAACACAAATTGATTCACGATCAAATCAAAGCGTGTGCGCGGCGAAAGTCCGTACAACGTAGCGAAGCGAAACAGCAACGGCGCGGTCGAGGAATCTTTTTGGGCGAGCAAAAATTCTTCCGCCGCGATCTTCGTCTCGGCGTACAACGATTGCGGATTCAACGGCGACTCTTCGGTGACGGGTTTGCCGTCGGCGCTCAAGCCGTAGTTGCTGTAGGTGGATGCGAACACGAATCGTTCCACGCCCAGATCTACCGCCTGCCCATAGACCAATTTCGTAGATTCAACGTTGTACTTCCACGCGACCTGCTTCCCCACCGCCTGGCACGCGGGGAACCCGACGATCGCCGCAAGATGGATCACCGCGTCGGGTTTCTCCCAGTCGCTTTTGAGAGCCTCCTTCACCGCGCGCGGTTCGGTCACGTCGGTTTTCACAAAATGAAAATTGGGATGATTCAAAAACGGGACGATGGCTTCCCCGCCGAAGAGCAAAGAGTCGAGGACGGTGACGCGGTATCCAAGCCGAAGCAGTTCGGAGGTCAGAAGAGAACCGATATAGCCCGCGCCGCCCGTTATCAAGATATGTTTCATGAGTTGCCGTCCATGTTGAGAGTCACTTTGAATCCATCCACATGAATCGTCGGAATATTTTTTTCATTCACAATGGCGACGCCTTGTTCGATGCAAGTGAGTTTGCACACGTCCACCACATCGCCTTTGCCGACGATGCGCACGCGCTCATATCCCGCGGCGCGGATCTTTGTGACATGTTCCTTCACGCGTTGGCGAGTCTTGCGATAGATCGAAAATGAACGCTCGACGTAATCCACCGCGAGGCGGGCGCGCAGGGCAATGCCTTCGGGCGTGATGATGTAGCGGAGTTTCTTCCGCTCGGCGCGCTTGACCTTGACCGCGCCTTTGGCGATGAGCCGCTTGAGATGCCAATTCACGGTTCCAACCGCGACGCCAAGCTGGGTCGCCAGCGTAGACTGATTCACATCGGGATCGTTTTCGATGTTTTCGAGCAGGGTGAGTTCACGTAGTTCTTCGTTTGTGGTTTCCATAGGATTCATCGGTTCAAAATTCAGTGGCTGAATTATAACCGAGAATAAGGAGGTGTCAAACGAGGGATTCAACTTCTGATGAAATTAATTGATCTCAGGAAACGGACAAACAAGCGGCTGTGCCGGCGTGCGCGTATAAA contains the following coding sequences:
- a CDS encoding four helix bundle protein, whose amino-acid sequence is MGAITKFEDLIAWQEARKLVKMIYKITAEGAFSKDFGMKDQVQRAAVSAMTNIAEGFDNESTAEFARFLGMARRSAVEVQSLLYVALDVRYINDESFKAHYDQAKKTQAIIGGLKKGILKNPHRPNKPSPAS
- the pseB gene encoding UDP-N-acetylglucosamine 4,6-dehydratase (inverting) yields the protein MDWKNQVILITGGTGSFGKKFTQTLLDEKQPKKIIIFSRDELKQHEMQVQGFNHPSLRYFIGDIRDRERLVRAMHGVDIVVHAAALKQVPACEYNPMEAIKTNIMGTANVVEAALDAGVKKVMTISTDKAVSPANLYGATKLAAEKLTVQSNAYAAGSATRYSCVRYGNVVGSRGSVVPLFLKQRESGAVTITDERMTRFWLSLDQGVKFVIECIEQMEGGEVFVPKIPSTKVVDLAKAIVPNAKIDIIGIRPGEKLHEDLISDDEARHTVELDGMYVIQPAEASWFGYSWKDKGKPLPEGFTYTSDNNSEWLDIDGIKKFVAPFEELFKQGKLEG
- a CDS encoding class I SAM-dependent methyltransferase, whose amino-acid sequence is MSKFTDQNYLKTDQYKDSSNLDARVELHKRFSTNSYGWMNWVFDILLKLPADAKILELGCGPGYLWKENVSRIPAGWNITLSDLSSGMLDSAWRNLVVTGRAFQFKEIDAQAIPFADETFDAVIANHMLYHVPDRPKAIAEIKRVLKTGGRLFATTIGQDHLKEMASWIRQVSPGTDFVSFGSPFTLENGSEQLKPFFLQVTQTRYPDSLQVTEIKPIIGFILSTSHAKEVSREKMAELESELEQELKSKGKIFIQKDSGLFEAIK
- a CDS encoding methyltransferase domain-containing protein codes for the protein MTNETKKQVREFYDEIGWRQEDDGNYQNARYEDLRPVSREYIHKTRLRVMNGLIPTGKLLLDAGSGPVQYDEYFEYSRGYEKRVCLDISIQALREARTRIGDHGLFVVGDLANLPFKAEAFDGAVSMHAIHHLALSEHPKAYAEIHRTLSRGRTAAIVNGWHDPFLSRMAEPLIGLMRRLSGKSAKKKKEWLNEDAPAGTFVQKMTPAWLKKEIGSRMTIEIKPWRSLSTRILRWFVRPFGGKLFLKFIFWLEGAFPKFFAENGQYPLIVIKK
- a CDS encoding ABC transporter ATP-binding protein; translated protein: MTTAISVSNLGKRYQIGAAETKFRYNMLRDVLVDTLYAPVRLAKALVGKSERRNNQNFVWALKDVSFDLDEGKVLGIVGRNGAGKSTLLKILSRVTEPTEGTVSVRGRVGSLLEVGTGFHPELTGRENIYMNGAILGMKRGEIDKKFDEMVEFSEVGQFIDTPVKRYSSGMYLRLAFAVAAHLEPEILVVDEVLAVGDAEFQKKCLGKMNDVAQQGRTVLFVSHNMSAILRLTQEAIVLKKGQLIKRAPTPEAVDFYLASGQAESGERVWEADDVPAASAPFRPVSIRLRERSGKVVDTVRSTEPVSVEFEYQLDAPLTGLRVGMYLNTMRGEYVFTAFDTDDAGQYEQFGARAAGRYVSRCEIPADFFNEGRYYLGVNASSFGVKRYFMDENALSFNVDISGAPGTQWPELRQGPIRPRLNWKIEKID
- a CDS encoding ABC transporter permease → MTELTKQPSIIYIKPTKGLAALNLRDLWLYRELIYFMVWRDVKVKYKQTLLGMAWAVIQPVMTMLVFTFLFDRVAKLPSEGIPYPVFSFTALLPWGLFITALNQGARSLVAHNNMVTKIYFPRLILPMASVFAGLVDFAIASVILIGLMFYFQVTPAWNLLWTLPLFLLLALLTALGVALWLSAVNVKYRDVNQALPFLTQFWLFLTPVAYSASIVSQKWQILYALNPMAGVVNGFRWALLGVGNGPDLTFWISVAVSVLIFVSGLFYFRSMEKTFADTI
- a CDS encoding GDP-L-fucose synthase; translated protein: MTNNFWQSKKVIVTGGSGFLGSFVVEKLQQHGAKDIFVPRSSQYDLRKSEDITRVLTDFKADMVIHLAALAGGIGANMGRPAEFFYDNLMMGVPLLHQAWQKGIEKFVAVGSICSYPKFTPIPFKEEELWNGYPEETNAPYGLAKKMLLVQSQSYRQQYGYNSIYLMPVNLFGPRDNFDLQTSHVIPALIRKTVEATERGDMDIPAWGDGSPTREFLYVEDAADGIVTAAEKYNGSEPVNLGSGYEISIKDLVEMTAKMTGFTGKIVWQTDKPNGQPRRALDVNRAKEYFGWSAQVPFEEGMRRTIEWFKENRSKV
- a CDS encoding NAD(P)-dependent oxidoreductase, with the translated sequence MKHILITGGAGYIGSLLTSELLRLGYRVTVLDSLLFGGEAIVPFLNHPNFHFVKTDVTEPRAVKEALKSDWEKPDAVIHLAAIVGFPACQAVGKQVAWKYNVESTKLVYGQAVDLGVERFVFASTYSNYGLSADGKPVTEESPLNPQSLYAETKIAAEEFLLAQKDSSTAPLLFRFATLYGLSPRTRFDLIVNQFVLEAFTKRALIIYQRGYSRSFVHIRDVARGVIMGLEADQAKIRGQIFNLGTDNGNYSKDDIVALVRKRMPEVEIEYKDLTFGGDMRDITVSFAKIKKALGFDTTLDVDDGIRELLFALKSGLIQNPTDTRYRNAQFIVQ
- a CDS encoding winged helix-turn-helix transcriptional regulator, whose amino-acid sequence is METTNEELRELTLLENIENDPDVNQSTLATQLGVAVGTVNWHLKRLIAKGAVKVKRAERKKLRYIITPEGIALRARLAVDYVERSFSIYRKTRQRVKEHVTKIRAAGYERVRIVGKGDVVDVCKLTCIEQGVAIVNEKNIPTIHVDGFKVTLNMDGNS